The nucleotide window tgagtaagcaATGATTGCCCTTGTCTAATGTTATTCTATTACAATGAAAACCCAAGTAACTACTGGAttggatttgatggagacaatgGTCAATTTTGTTTAAAAGTAATGTCAACAGAGTGATAAAGGCAAAAAAGTCATAGTGTGAATAGTTTAGATGAGCACAGTGGAGGAAAATTTATAGACATTCATTGTAAGATTATGAAAAATGCTTTTAAGGAGTTCTGTGAAAAAAAAGTGAAGGTTGCAAGACTGCAAAGGGAATCGCGATTTGTTGATCTAGAATTCcgtgtatcccaggttggccttgaattcccaatGTAAATGAAGATGACCATAAATTTCTGACCCTGTTGTCTCCTTCTTCCAAATGCTGGAGTTTCAGgttgtaccaccatgtccagcatgttttgtttcttgatggGACATATATCAGCACGTATTTATGCTTCTCAGAATTAGTGAATAGTGAAGGAAACATATAAGTAGACATATAAGGGAAGCAGGGGAGATTTTACTCGAGCAATATTTTTAAGTAGGCAACAGTGTCTAGGATAACTAAGTATGATGCTGGCTTTTGATAGGAATATGGACATAACAATCTGTATGAGGAAGATAGTAAAATGCTTGTTGTTTTAGTAAGATGCAGGTAATTATGTTGGTTTTTTAGAGTCCTGTAGAGTTTCTCTAATgtcattctcaaagaattaggAAGCAACGTCATTAATCAAGGCGCACTGGAGGGAGAAGATACAAAACAGTGGAGAGAAATGAGACAAAAGTTGGGCCTGGGAAATAGTTAAGTGCTGCTGGACTGAGTAACAGTCTACTTAAGGTAATGTTCTTGAACTCAGAATGAAAACTGACAGCATGATGTTGGAAAACCCTTTAGTCATAACCAGAGTCTCAGGGAACACACAAGAGTTTAGGCTTTACTAGGGCTTTGGTTTAGGCACCTAAGGAATGGAGGCAAATTTACTGAAGACATTTACAAGCAAGTGATTTTAATGAATGGCCACGGAGTCCAGTCTAGTAGAATAGTGAGGACACAGTGAAAGGCCATTGAGGTCAGGAAAAAGTGATAAGATTAATGGGCCTGTTATGTGGTGAGTTCAATTGTCAATTTTGTGACTAGACGAGGTAAGTGGAACATGAGAGGCGTATTCACAAAGCATGTTTAATATTGAGATCATCCAGGGATGGTAGTTATTGTTTAAGACAAGCATTACCATGCAAGTGGCAACAACATCGCTGGCAGAGATCCATCCCCTCTGTCCTAATCTCACTTGGTTAGAATACAGACTATTAAATCTATCCTTGAAGGAAAATGGACTATTTGTAAGTTACTAAGTTTCTCTCCAAGGCTCGGGGTCTATTGGCAAAGCCAAAGGCAGTTATATGTGAAAATCTGGGTTGGCTAGCCGAACTGGATCACAGTCAAGACTGCGGTTGCGCAGTGGAAGACCTGAGCAGTTTCTAGGTAACCGAGATCTGCCTTGGTCCCCGGATGTAGCCAGGCGAAGATTCCTGTCTTCACACAACTCCAGGGTTGGTCAGGTTGAGAGGCAGTTGTGAATGAAGTGGTTAggacagaggaccagggttgtTGGTTAGGAGTCCCAGGAACACCTCAGATAGAATTAAAGACCTTGTCACCATGAAGAAACTCTTCAGCTTCTGGGGAAAGGGGAAGACCGACGATTCCCACAGCCGCTCCTCAGAACTGTCCATGAGCATGGCCAGTACTGACCCCAGCCTGTCCACGAGTGGGGGACATCACCTTCAAGATAAGCCCTTAAAGAAACTTCACAAAGCTGCTTCAGTTGGCAATGTGCAAAAGTTCAAGAAATACCTTGAACGCAAGAAGCATGATGTGAATGGGCGGGACAAAAAAAGCAGGTGACCAGAGGCCAGGATTGgggaggaagggctggggaggCTGGCTGTTCCAACCATAAAGAAGCATATCAGGGCTGCTTAAAATTGGATGTCATTCTGGGTTTTCCTGAGCGGAGGCACTGTCTTTTGCATAGGGCCATACTTGAGCTTTTGGCTTCTTATTTAACTTACTTGTGAATGTTTACCTGGGCGTTGgatccttttcctttccttttaatcTCCACTGTACactattttctctcttccttttgctgTTTTGCTTGTTGGTATGCTCTGTGTCTAACAACCTAACACTTAGATTTTACtgatgagaaaacaaaacaagaagagggGCAATCACCAAGAATGAAACTACTAAGATTTTAAACCTGGGAATACCAAGATAAACAAAATAGTTTCTGTTCAAAGAAACCTGATGACAAACTTCTTGACTAGACAATGaatgttttccttcttctgtgttacacattcatcttttaaaaaattatttattatttgtgtgtctgcCTGTTTGAGTTTATGTGCATCATATCCTTGCTGAgggcagaagagagcactggatctgcaggacctggagttacatacggttgtgagctgcctgatgtaggtgctgggaactgaactcaggtcctctgtaagagcaggaagtgatcttaatggctgagtcatctctccagctccagtttgCTACCTTTCTCTACCACTCATTTGCGTAGCTTTGAATTGATTTCTTCAACAAATATATGCCTAATAACTATGTAAATCAGGCAGTGTATGGAATCTGTGATAAAGTAAATAACTTTGCTAAACTATCCATTAAGCACATTCAATACTTCTGAACAAAACTCAGAAAGTACTTAGTAGCCCTGGGTTGTTTCAATGGGAAATGCCCCTCATGGGTCCATGTATTTGTCtgtaattaaaacaacaacaataacaaaaaacaacagtTTGGTTTTGTAGGCAGTGATAAATCTAATGCTTGAACAGAAACCTCAAAAGTTCCTTGGCACTAAGTTATTAAAATTTTACACGTGTATATATAGatgtgtataaatacacacacacatatatgcccatgcatgtgtatatatgtttcttcAAGGAGTTATCAAAGACAGGATTAAAAGTGTTTAGCTCTCTGTGTTTGACTTGAAGGttagataaattttttttatttaaaaaggttCATTTTGAGCTAAATTATAAATTTTTACTAGGAAGTTGGCAATATATCAGAATTGTTAAGGAACTAAATCAGTAATCACTACAAGTTTGCTTCATGAGGAGGGAATAAAAAAAGTAGTTTGTGGGATTATTTTAACTAGAttataatgtttaaatttttatctctCAAAGTATTGCTTTCTATGATTGCAAAGTATCTGTCCCATTCATTCAGATTTTATTTaggattttttctttaaaacttattttcaCTTTTACTTAATGTATTTAATAATCGTTTCTAGCTGATTTTTTTCACTATTTGCCAATGTCTATTGATATCTATttacacacagatttttttttattacattctcCCCTATTATTCTCTATTCTTCCTCCCACCAAACACAAAGTTCATTACAAATGATCTGGTTCCATTTTATGAtctaaagctgggtgtggtggttcacatctttaatcctagaactaaagaggcagaggcaggagaatctctgtgagtttcaaggcCATCTggctctacaaagcaagttccaggacatcctgggctgttatacagagaaaccctgtctcaaacaaacaagcaaaaatgatatagaaatgatggaaaagggtagattattataatgaaaaagagtatattattgaatctactttaatccaaacaacttaatctcaaaatattttacattgttatgaattttagtttattgatacaaatttaaagtcaattttgttgtactgtatgtatatttttactcttgtttaaggtattgtgtttatatagctcatttaaaaatataaggtaaaattctagttttagaaagctattattataaactatataggatagtcaagaaacataggttagtggtCATTTATGAtgatcaaatttgtagatatgttagatGAGCTTTCAGGAtgatacagagatatattttagatagatggtcttcaaatacttcaaaaacctatagaatatggcatttaaaatgttttgttaacccaaggttttcatgacaatgagactcatctgctcctggcagcacgatttacttcagagatgatgggcatcaaagaaactccaaaggagtttgctttcattgtggcaaggttagccacttgggcaagaaactgcttttgccttgaGTGCTTGACTTTATGCTGTATGAACTGGACCCGTGGGAAAATTaatgctgaactttgccaaaataagATGGGTtggtccttcagggttcctgtTTCATAGAAGAgtttgccagacattctacaggacacagaggaggaaagcaactgatgaactttgccaataccaggcagaacagtccttcaaatttcttgcTTCATGAAAAAGtatgccagatactctaggcctataggctgaagacagatgccccaaagttacagaggaactttgggtgactatctGGGTAGCCAGATgtatctgtcatttctagaaatttggaagttgcttacaatacacttcttgtttactcagataatTTATATTCTTCTGAGGACTTCGATagaattgaagattagatagttataattatcgtttttcttaattatgataaaagataaattatttatgaaattttagattcacaaagataggatagatgttagagtattttctttaattttgccaaatagaaatagattaaatattataactataattcttgcttgataactgttttgttatatgtaatcttactatgctaaagttaaaatGTTCTTTCTTGATTAGACAGGAAAGGGGAATGATGGGGGATATCTTgctatacactgtgaatatgtgttgctcccactgGTTAattaataaagctgctttggcctatggcaaggcaggataagagccaggtgggaaatccaagcagagataaagggagaagaaaggctgagtcaggacagATGCCATCTAGCCGccaaaggagcaagatgccagcagaccagtaacaccacagacacatggcaaaatatagatgaatagaaatgggttaatttaagtggtaagagctagttagtaataaacttgagcaataggccaaatgatttataattaatatcaagcctctggGTAATTATTTACAAGCAGCTGCGAGACAGGGCTGATCAGAGAAAAGCctctatttacataaaatatccaTTCTACTGTCTAAACTGacactccttttcctgattgctGTCTGTCTTCATCTGTATAGTGTAATTGATTAGAGTTCTGACTTTGAATTGTAGTTACATTATTATTGTTCCTTTTGTAATGTCATTAACTAATCTAAACTGGAATCATCAGATTGTTCAaaactgtttttactttttaaaatttactccCATAGGTGGTAAATTACATCATCATGTAAGAGTTTTTATTAGTTTATCTCTTTTGAATGTTATTCTGTTTTCAAGCCTTCCTTTGAGGGTAATTTCTTTTCCTGCTCCTGTAGGTTAATACTTGTTTgttaaggtagatatgaaacagGGGCATGACATCTGAGATCCCCTGTTTGGAATATGGGTTATCAGCATATGGAATATTCTAAAATtatgtaaaacaaagaaatagtgaTATCACTGTACTACCATAGAAGTTCATTAAAGGATAGTCTACACCAAAGCCCAAAACGAGTACAAAATGTAAATGGAGCTAATTAGTATTGTGTTATAATTCATGAACCTGTAGATCTTCAAGAAGTAAAAATTAATCTAATAATGTAAAATGTACAATGTAGTGAGTCCTTAGGTTCTTAATCATATGTTTGTTTTTAGATGGAAGTATCAGTTCTACTGGATgggcagagaaacacacacaacatGGGGAGATGCCTTTGACATTGGCATTTCTGTTATTTATGGATGTTTCTTAGGTTTTGGAGAGCAATCTGAATTGTGTTAGTGTTATCtcattttatcatttcttctgAAAATAAATTGAGAAAAAACTTTGAATTTAATAGAGCCAAATTTTCCTTAAAGTGGTATTTGATTCTCAAAACATTTGCTTAGCCTTTTAAATTCATCAAAATCAATTATAATTAGCATAAATTttcattaaatgtaaaaaaacacataaaacaaatatctTAATATTTAATCTTGCTTATTGATGAGTATTATAACTAATTGGGATGTATTTCTAACTTCATGTTTTATTGTATCAATATAGGACACCTTTGCATTTGGCCTGTGCTAATGGATATATAGATATTGTGTATCTCTTAATTGAGAATCAATGCAAAATTAATGTCCAGGATAACGAAAACAAAACCCCATTGATCAAGGTGTGTtccatttttttatcttttttttttttgtggagtgTGTTTGAGTACTTATGCTAGTTAAATTTTATTGGTTTTCATGCTTTAAATTGTAACATGAGTTTATATATCTGAAATAGGAAATTGGGCACTCATTCATTGTTGTTCCATTGATAGGCAGTACAGTGTCAACAGGAGAATTGTGCTATGGTTCTTCTACAGCATGGTGCAGACCCAAATCTGATGGATTTTAATAGTAATACTGCCCTCCATTATGCTGTTTGTGGTCAAAATATCTCACTAGCCAATGAATTGCTTGAATACAAAGCCAATCTTGAAGCTAAAAATAAGGTaagtttctattaaaaaaaatacatattcatgCCTCAGAGCTATCCCAAAGGATGAATGTAAATTGGGAAGAAGGAACACTTTGGTCCTCAACCACCCAAGAAAACAGAGCTCCAGCCTTCCACAGCAGGTCTGAGTTACTGCCTCAAGCTTCTGAAAGCAGAAGTTTCAGTTATCATGGTCAGTGGTGAGAAGACAGAATGCTGAGCTTAGTGAAGCACAATGACATGTATCTGAACCctaaaactgtaattttgattgGAATTCCTAGACCAGAGCATGTGCAGTTTTGGATTGGATTTCCATTCTTTGCAATGTGTCTAGTGGCTCTTTTGGGAAATATCATTTTATTGATCATCATCCCAGCTGAGCATAGCTTGCACCAGCCCATGTACATCTTCCTGGCTGTGCTGGCAGGCAGCTACAGACATAGGAGACTGTGCAGCAATTGCTCCCAAAATGTTGGCCATCTTTTGGTTTGGGGCTTATTCCATTGCCTTTGACGCCTGCCTAGCCCAGCTATTCTCCATGCATACCTTGCAGTGCATGGAGTCTGGTAATCTATTGGCAATGGCTTTCAATCGCTGCATTGCCATCTGTGATCCTCTGAGACATACATTTATTCTTGTACTTCAATTATGGGTCATATGACAGTGGTAGTGATAATTCGAGCAATAATGCTAGTAGGTCTGTTACAAATTCTAATAAAAAAGGCTGCAtggttttcattaaaaaaaagagagctaCTGAACAGGGTATTCATTTCAGATACTTCATGtaacatttgtattttaatatagaGAATGTATTTATCAAATTGAATTGAGAGATGAATAGGTTATTAAACtgataacatttttcttttaagtttttgcaTTTCACTGTGACCTTTATCCTGACATGAAGAGAAACATATCCATCAGTGATAATTCCTGAAATGGCCAcatcatgtggtgatattttatttatgctctaacaaataaaacttacctggggatcagaggatagagccagacactagattagacatacaggacagacagtggtggcacacatgcctttaatcctatcacttgagaggcagagatctgtctggatctctgtgagttcaaggccacactgggaacagagccaggtgtggtcgcacacatctttaattccaacacttgagatctcatgtctttgcttgggaaggacacatacctttaatcccaggaagtgatggcaggaagcagaaaggtatataaggcgtgaggaccaggaactagaggtgttttaagcagttcaactgagaaccTCAAGGGtaagaactcagaggctttcagctgaggaaacaggattggctgaggatttggcgaggtgaggttggctgtggcttgtctacttctctgatctttcagttttcaccacaatatctggctctgggtttttttattaataagtcttTTTTAGATTTGTGTTACAGTATCAGATATGAATGTTTGAATTTTTCACAAATtagtattaatataaaataataaacctCATCTTATAATGATTTTATTACTCAGTAATAGAGCTGAATTAGGTTGGTTATTATACTAAAAGTAGCCTAATTCTCCTTTTGAAGttgaaaaaataaccaaaaaatattttttatgaaatatcTTGTCACTTCATTTTGctgatattttgtgtatatgatagTCTTGAAAGTTATCAAATAAAACTTTAGAAATACAATTATACATAATTGTATGTACATTTGAGCTAATGGTATACAAAACTTACATTAAATGATAGGTACTCATGACTTGATCATTTTATACCTATGATTTGAATTAATCCTAGAATACaacttgacttttaaaaatgtagcaGCCCATCACTAATTCAAAGTCagatttttgttagatattaaaatacttcaaaaattAGAGTATATATTCAGGAGTTTCTTAAGAGCATACTTAAAAAATTGTACTTAAACCTAAAAGGCACCAAAGTAAACATTGCTCaagtaattattttgaaataatttttacagGATGGCTACACTCCACTTTTACTTGCCGTtgctgaaaaaaatgtaaatatggtAAAATTTCTTGTGAAGAAAGGAGCAGATGTTAATGCATCAGATAACAACCACAGGTATAAGTATAAGTAAAGCTATATAAGATGCCATATAATTGCAATTGCTTAATAAGACCATGTAAATACACATATTTATTAGTATAtctttgtgtgatattttatttgtatggtatGATTTGGAGCAAATTACCTATACTtctcaaatattctttttttcaatGTATAAAATTGAACTGCTTAATTATATAGGTAGCTTTAAGTTTTTAGTCGTACATAGTAACTTTGGAATCTTACACAGGAACTGATGCTGTAGTTAACTGGAAGGGGGACCTAGGATGTCCAATAATCCCTCTTGTGGAATTTTGAGACATCTTGAAAACAGGAGGcttccaggaggcagagattgaAAAGTCAATGTATTAGAGCTTCCTGGTGACAGTGTTTGGGTGCCTTCCTGTGATCTGTGAATACTGTGCAATTTTGAGCAGATCAACCCAAcatttcccattctcttcttGACGCCCTAAGAATAGAGGACTTAGGTTTGAATGGTAAGTCGAGAAGACTAAATTTGTGCATGTCTTGCTCCAGAACAGCCATTATGATTGCTCTTACTGTTGAACCAACGAATTCCGTAAAACTTCTTCTTCAACAAGATACGAACTTATCCTGCAGAGATATTTATGGATTTACAGCAGAGGAATATGCTTCTTTTAATGGCTTTACTATGTAAGTGCTACTTTATGTCTTTTAATAACTGAAATAGGATCTTGAGGTACACAGACTGAGCCCCCCAAGCACAGCTTTTATAGGCTAATAAAAAGGGGAAATCATGTATAAACCCTGGAATTATATCCCCAGAGAGCCTTCATTTCCTCCACTTATAGAATCAATGCAAGATTTATGTGTTGGATGAGTGACAGTGGCATGGGAGTGTGAAATGGGCCAGGAGAGGATTTCTGTTAACCgttaatgaaatatttaattaGTACAGCTGAAGAACATATGATGAATGTACTGATTTCCCTTCGTTATGCTTATCTTTAATAATGTAAAGAATGTATGTTATGAATATTTATCATTACCACTGTACTACGCAACTTCAGTCTGATGTCTCAGAATTCTGAAGTATATTCTCATTACACTTTCGAGACAAAAGATTCCCAGGTGTAAACATGCGTTCTAATCACTAATAGTCAACGAGGAAATATGATATAATACATTGAGATTTAATTTATAGCGAATGAAATGAAATACTTTGTTAGTTATAACTAAGACACGCTATTTGAACATAATTTACtttagagaaaattttaaattatccatgttttttctccctcttcttgagctctcctttccctccctctcctctcatttttctatattctttcttcttcttctctccctctttccctctttatcttctctctgtgtctttctgttagtctctctatgtagctcaggctgatcttgaactctctgtgtagtCACTACTGCCTTTGGGTTTCTGATTCCCTTTGCACATCCTCTTCAGTGCTAAGCTGTAGGTTTGTGCTGTCTTTTTTCACCTagcttattgtgtgtgtgtgtgtgtgtgtgtgtgtgtgtgtgtgtgtgtgtgtgtgcatgtgaggagGCCAGAAGCAAACTTTGGGCACCTTTCTTAGGAATGGTGTCTACCTTCTTCACACAGGGTCTGATGTTAAacattaggctagactggctggccaaggaGGCCACAGGGTCCAATCATTTCTGTCTCCCAGCAGCTCACCATGCTCCCTTCTTACGTAgatactagggattgaactcaggtccttgtgcttctAAGACCAGCACTTTAATGATTGAGCTACCTACCCAACCCTTTATTTATAGTTTAGCAACATTTTTTTGAATGACTGTGGAGAACAATCAGacgttcattttttattttaattaaaagaatttcAAAACGTCTCATTGATTTTTTGTGATTTAGGGCATAAACAATTGATACCTTGTCTGcttaatgtttattttgttttgagtattTATTGGCACATATTGAATTTATATAGTATTGAGTTTCATATAGCCACTTCCATCATGTATATCATATACATTGACCAAATTTACCCCCTTACTATTCCCTCCctttagttctctctctcctgactcctgcttctcttccattctcatacatacacacatacacaagcacacagacacacacagacacacacagacacacacacacatacacacacacacacacacacacaccattttatgTATCAATAAAAAATTCTTGAACCCACAGGTGAATGAAAATACacattatttatctttttggattgatttattttaatataatgatcTTCAATCACACCCATTTCCTAGCAGATGACATAATCACTCTATAATGAAGTAAATTTCATCAtgtataaagaaataataaagaccaGGGCAGAAATTAATGtaatggaaacaaaaatcaatataaaaattaaagaaacataaaGATGATTGAAAGAATAAAGAAGATTGACAAGTTCTTAgataaacaagacaaaaaaatgaGCTAGAGAGGATCCACATTAATAAATTTAGAGATAGAGAGGGAGCGATTATAAGCTACCAGTGGAATTCAGTGGATTATTAAGGCATATTTAGAAATTTTGCATTTTATGAATtgaaaaatatagaagaaatgaaaacacttCTGAAAACATATGACCTACTAAACTTAAACCGAAAAACTATAAACAACCTAAGCGTATCAATAACATTCAATGATAATAAAGTTTCCCTTCTACAAAATCCTAAGCCCAGATGAATCTGCAGCCCAGTTCGACTAGACTTATTGTAAAGAAGCATTAACACTAATGCTTCTCAAATTATCCCATACATCAGAAAGGGAAGGAATCCTGGCAGATTCCATTTACAAAACCAATACTACACTATACCTAAACCAGACAAGAATACAACAGATGAAAACTCtacaggccaggcatggtgtggTGGGTCATGCCTTGGGAGgcgatctctatgagtttgaggctagcctggtcacatagtgagttctgggtcagACAAgattacatggtgagaccctgtctcaaacatacaaacaaacaaaccaaccaacaaaaaccaaccaaccaaacaaaccattGTAGGCCAGCCTCCCTGATGAATACGGATGTAAAACTTCTCAATCAAATACTTGTCAATCAAATTcaattatacataataaagatcattttttattgt belongs to Peromyscus eremicus chromosome 3, PerEre_H2_v1, whole genome shotgun sequence and includes:
- the Ankrd7 gene encoding ankyrin repeat domain-containing protein 7; this encodes MKKLFSFWGKGKTDDSHSRSSELSMSMASTDPSLSTSGGHHLQDKPLKKLHKAASVGNVQKFKKYLERKKHDVNGRDKKSRTPLHLACANGYIDIVYLLIENQCKINVQDNENKTPLIKAVQCQQENCAMVLLQHGADPNLMDFNSNTALHYAVCGQNISLANELLEYKANLEAKNKDGYTPLLLAVAEKNVNMVKFLVKKGADVNASDNNHRTAIMIALTVEPTNSVKLLLQQDTNLSCRDIYGFTAEEYASFNGFTMYHQIIAKNGNKKKTKSTAD